One genomic segment of Pleurodeles waltl isolate 20211129_DDA chromosome 11, aPleWal1.hap1.20221129, whole genome shotgun sequence includes these proteins:
- the LOC138265082 gene encoding glucose-dependent insulinotropic receptor-like translates to MPNVLYAVLHSLLSILIATTNITVIVVLSKQLKKSQGKNFIFILNLAAADLLVGLMCIVETVDDLYDGDFDSDLSLCLLRLCLTITPCVSSMLTLLLISLDRYLAVVRPIYYLRIMNMKCVIVLLGALWVIAFFVGHIPLIYPSLQRDNYNGSCGLFYAAKTDYLYILCFSIFLPSLFTLICLHMVVGKIAYIHHKRIQRTWVRNGPLVTYPAANSHFKAIRTVLIVIACFTMSWGPYYVVGLVQATCSSCKLTELLRDPLFFLGETNSLLNPLIYSFYCSDIRSQLSKCCVSQTREVNPRGVSDIAVVHFTNIRYPSCLKTQSKETDLSEEPVPNIIILSSSSDLTGAGF, encoded by the coding sequence atgccaaatgtcctctatgCTGTTCTCCACAGCCTTCTCAGCATCTTAATTGCTACCACTAACATCACGGTGATTGTGGTCCTCTCCAAGCAGCTCAAGAAGTCTCAGGGCAAGAACTTCATTTTCATCCTAAACCTGGCTGCGGCCGACCTACTCGTGGGGCTCATGTGCATCGTGGAGACGGTGGATGACCTGTATGATGGGGATTTCGATAGTGACTTGTCCCTCTGTCTTCTGAGGCTATGCCTGACCATTACCCCTTGCGTCAGCTCTATGTTGACTCTGCTCTTGATCTCGCTGGACAGGTATCTAGCTGTGGTGCGGCCGATTTATTATTTGAGGATCATGAACATGAAATGTGTCATTGTTTTGCTGGGAGCTCTATGGGTGATTGCCTTCTTTGTGGGACATATTCCCTTGATTTACCCTTCCTTGCAGCGGGACAATTATAATGGCAGCTGTGGACTTTTTTACGCAGCTAAAACTGATTATCTTTACATTCTTTGCTTCAGCATTTTCCTGCCTTCTTTGTTCACCTTGATATGCCTCCACATGGTTGTGGGGAAGATTGCTTACATCCACCACAAAAGAATCCAGAGGACCTGGGTGAGGAATGGTCCACTGGTCACATACCCAGCTGCCAACTCTCATTTCAAGGCCATACGGACAGTGCTGATTGTCATAGCCTGCTTCACCATGTCTTGGGGTCCATACTATGTGGTAGGGTTAGTCCAAGCTACCTGCTCCTCCTGCAAACTGACGGAGCTTCTCAGGGATCCACTCTTCTTCTTGGGGGAGACCAACTCGCTACTGAACCCACTGATCTATTCATTCTACTGTAGTGACATAAGGAGCCAACTTTCCAAATGTTGTGTATCCCAAACAAGGGAAGTAAATCCACGTGGCGTGTCGGACATCGCAGTGGTGCACTTCACAAACATCAGGTATCCCTCCTGCCTAAAGACGCAAAGCAAGGAGACAGATCTCTCCGAGGAGCCAGTTCCAAATATAATCATTCTCAGTAGTTCTAGTGACCTTACCGGTGCAGGTTTTTGA